A single region of the Triticum dicoccoides isolate Atlit2015 ecotype Zavitan chromosome 2B, WEW_v2.0, whole genome shotgun sequence genome encodes:
- the LOC119366186 gene encoding geraniol 8-hydroxylase-like — MAPVAVLVPWLAWLVASFLSVYLLNLLARARSGLPPGPRPLPLIGSLHLLGDKPHRSLARLAKAHGPLMSLRLGAVTTVVVSSPAMARVFLQRHDSAFAARSVPDATGEHAAGSVAWLPPAPRWRALRKMMATELFAPHRLDALRHLRSEKVRDLVDHVARLAREGAPVNVGRVAFTTSLNLLSRTIFSADLTSLDDRGRSEEFQQVVTAIMQALGSPNVSDFFPLLAPADLQGTRRRLARLFARLHAVFDAEVDGRLRGRDAGQPRKNDFLDALLDVAAREDGKDLLDRQTLRSLFTDLFSAGSDTSSSTVEWAMTELLQNPASMSSACNELAEVIGSKRNIEEDDIVRLPYLQAVIKETFRLHPPGPFLLPRKPERTLKIAGYTIPKDSRVFINVWAIGRDKDVWTEPEKFMPERFLASIVDFRGADFELLPFGAGRRICPGMPLAIRMVHLVLASFLNQFKWSFPVELERDGIDMEEKFGLSLTKVVPLRIVPTPI, encoded by the exons ATGGCGCCGGTGGCTGTGCTTGTGCCGTGGCTAGCATGGCTCGTCGCCTCTTTCCTCTCCGTCTATCTCCTCAACCTCCTAGCACGGGCGCGCTCCGGCCTCCCTCCGGGCCCCCGCCCGCTGCCGCTCATCGGCAGCCTCCACCTTCTCGGCGACAAGCCGCACCGCTCCCTTGCCCGTCTGGCCAAGGCCCACGGCCCGCTCATGTCCCTGCGCCTCGGCGCGGTCACCACGGTGGTCGTTTCCTCCCCCGCCATGGCCCGGGTGTTCCTGCAGCGCCACGACTCCGCGTTCGCCGCCCGGTCCGTGCCCGACGCCACCGGCGAGCACGCGGCGGGCTCCGTGGCCTGGCTGCCCCCTGCGCCGCGGTGGCGCGCGCTGCGCAAGATGATGGCCACGGAGCTGTTCGCCCCGCACCGGCTCGACGCGCTGCGCCACCTGCGGAGCGAAAAGGTGCGGGATCTCGTGGACCATGTCGCGCGGCTGGCGCGCGAGGGCGCGCCCGTGAACGTCGGCCGCGTGGCCTTCACGACGAGCCTGAACCTCCTCTCCCGCACCATCTTCTCCGCCGACCTGACGAGCCTCGACGACCGCGGCCGCTCGGAGGAGTTCCAGCAGGTGGTGACGGCCATCATGCAGGCCCTGGGGAGCCCCAACGTGTCGGACTTCTTCCCGCTGCTCGCGCCGGCCGACTTGCAGGGCACGCGCCGGCGGCTGGCGCGGCTGTTCGCGCGGCTGCACGCGGTGTTCGACGCCGAGGTGGACGGGAGGCTGCGCGGCCGCGACGCCGGCCAGCCGAGGAAGAACGACTTCCTCGACGCGCTGCTCGACGTGGCGGCGCGTGAGGACGGCAAGGACCTGCTGGACCGCCAGACGCTACGATCACTTTTCACG GATTTGTTCTCTGCTGGTAGTGACACAAGCTCTAGCACAGTGGAATGGGCAATGACGGAGCTTCTCCAAAACCCAGCATCAATGTCTAGCGCTTGCAACGAGCTTGCAGAAGTTATTGGCTCCAAAAGAAACATTGAAGAAGACGATATTGTTCGGTTGCCCTATCTCCAAGCTGTCATAAAAGAGACTTTTCGACTTCATCCCCCGGGCCCGTTCTTGTTGCCACGCAAACCCGAGAGAACATTAAAAATAGCCGGTTACACAATACCTAAAGATTCACGTGTGTTCATAAACGTATGGGCGATAGGTCGAGATAAAGATGTATGGACTGAACCTGAAAAGTTTATGCCAGAGAGGTTCTTGGCTTCAATAGTTGACTTTAGGGGTGCTGAttttgagctccttccatttggtGCCGGACGTCGGATCTGCCCTGGAATGCCATTGGCTATTAGGATGGTGCATTTGGTCCTTGCTTCGTTCTTAAATCAATTTA